One window from the genome of Pelodiscus sinensis isolate JC-2024 unplaced genomic scaffold, ASM4963464v1 ctg89, whole genome shotgun sequence encodes:
- the HADHB gene encoding trifunctional enzyme subunit beta, mitochondrial isoform X1 — protein MTSMLSRAIRRLPATSAWAFRFSARPFSCSPLSQATVQPKSKKTLAKNGVKNIVVVDGVRIPFLQSGTSYADLMPHDLGRASLQGLLNRTSVPKDVVDYIIFGTVIQEVKTSNVAREAALGAGFSDKTPAHTVTMACISSNQAMTTGVGLIASGQCDVVVAGGVELMSDVPIRHSRKMRKTLLSLNRAKTLAQRLALITKIRPDYFAPELPAVAEFSTSESMGHSADRLAAAFAISRVEQDEYALRSHTLARKAQDEGLLTDVVPFKVPGKDTVLKDNGVRPSSMEQMGKLKAAFVKPYGTVTAANSSFLTDGASAVLVMSEEKALAMGYKPKAYLRDFVYVSQDPKDQLLLGPTYGTPKVLERAGLTLADIDVFEFHEAFAGQILANLKAMDSDWFAQNYMGRKSKVGAPPLEKFNTWGGSLSLGHPFGATGCRLVMTAAHRLKKEGGQYGLVAACAAGGQGHAMIVELYPQ, from the exons ATGACTTCCATGTTGAGCCGTGCTATCAGACGCCTCCCTGCTACCTCTGCGTGGGCTTTCAGATTCT CAGCAAGACCCTTCAGTTGCTCGCCTCTGTCCCAAGCCACAG TCCAGCCCAAAAGTAAGAAAACCTTAGCCAAAAATGGTGTGAAGAATATCGTGGTGGTGGACGGGGTCCGCATTCCATTTTTGCAATCTGGCACCTC ATACGCAGACCTGATGCCGCATGACTTGGGTAGAGCCTCGCTGCA AGGGCTGCTGAACCGGACCAGCGTTCCGAAGGATGTTGTGGATTACATTATTTTTGGCACAGTTATCCAGGAGGTGAAAACAAGCAATGTTGCTAGAGAG GCTGCCTTGGGAGCTGGCTTCTCTGATAAGACCCCAGCCCACACAGTCACTATGGCTTGCATCTCGTCAAACCAAGCTATGACCACAG GAGTTGGTCTGATTGCATCTGGCCAGTGTGACGTGGTGGTAGCTGGCGGCGTGGAGCTAATGTCGGATGTGCCCATTCGTCACAGTAGGAAGATGAGGAAGACTCTGCTCTCCCTTAACAGGGCCAAGACCTTGGCACAGAGACTGGCACTGATTACTAAAATCCGTCCTGATTACTTTGCCCCAGAG CTCCCAGCCGTGGCAGAGTTCTCCACCAGCGAGAGCATGGGGCACTCAGCAGACCGCTTGGCTGCTGCCTTTGCCATCTCCCGTGTGGAACAAGATGAGTACGCCCTGCGTTCCCACACTCTGGCCAGAAAAGCCCAGGATGAGGGGCTGCTCACTGACGTGGTACCCTTCAAAGTGCCAG GCAAAGATACAGTTCTCAAAGACAATGGAGTCCGTCCGTCCTCAATGGAGCAGATGGGTAAACTGAAAGCTGCTTTTGTCAAGCCTTATGGGACTGTGACAGCTGCCAACTCTTCCTTTCTG ACGGATGGGGCCTCGGCAGTTCTGGTCATGTCTGAGGAGAAGGCTCTGGCCATGGGCTACAAACCAAAGGCCTACCTGAG GGATTTCGTGTACGTGTCCCAGGACCCCaaggaccagctcctgcttgg CCCGACCTATGGGACTCCGAAAGTGCTGGAGAGGGCTGGTCTCACGCTGGCTGATATCGACGTGTTTGAATTTCACGAAGCTTTCGCT GGGCAGATTTTGGCTAACCTGAAAGCGATGGATTCAGATTGGTTTGCACAGAACTACATGGGCAGGAAGTCTAAG GTGGGAGCCCCGCCTCTGGAGAAGTTCAATACCTGGGGTGGCTCCCTGTCTCTGGGCCACCCCTTTGGCGCCACCGGCTGCCGGCTAGTGATGACTGCGGCTCACCGGCTGAAGAAGGAAGGAGGGCAGTACGGCCTGGTCGCTGCCTGTGCTGCGGGAGGGCAG GGCCATGCCATGATTGTGGAACTGTACCCCCAGTAA
- the HADHB gene encoding trifunctional enzyme subunit beta, mitochondrial isoform X2, producing MTSMLSRAIRRLPATSAWAFRFSRPFSCSPLSQATVQPKSKKTLAKNGVKNIVVVDGVRIPFLQSGTSYADLMPHDLGRASLQGLLNRTSVPKDVVDYIIFGTVIQEVKTSNVAREAALGAGFSDKTPAHTVTMACISSNQAMTTGVGLIASGQCDVVVAGGVELMSDVPIRHSRKMRKTLLSLNRAKTLAQRLALITKIRPDYFAPELPAVAEFSTSESMGHSADRLAAAFAISRVEQDEYALRSHTLARKAQDEGLLTDVVPFKVPGKDTVLKDNGVRPSSMEQMGKLKAAFVKPYGTVTAANSSFLTDGASAVLVMSEEKALAMGYKPKAYLRDFVYVSQDPKDQLLLGPTYGTPKVLERAGLTLADIDVFEFHEAFAGQILANLKAMDSDWFAQNYMGRKSKVGAPPLEKFNTWGGSLSLGHPFGATGCRLVMTAAHRLKKEGGQYGLVAACAAGGQGHAMIVELYPQ from the exons ATGACTTCCATGTTGAGCCGTGCTATCAGACGCCTCCCTGCTACCTCTGCGTGGGCTTTCAGATTCT CAAGACCCTTCAGTTGCTCGCCTCTGTCCCAAGCCACAG TCCAGCCCAAAAGTAAGAAAACCTTAGCCAAAAATGGTGTGAAGAATATCGTGGTGGTGGACGGGGTCCGCATTCCATTTTTGCAATCTGGCACCTC ATACGCAGACCTGATGCCGCATGACTTGGGTAGAGCCTCGCTGCA AGGGCTGCTGAACCGGACCAGCGTTCCGAAGGATGTTGTGGATTACATTATTTTTGGCACAGTTATCCAGGAGGTGAAAACAAGCAATGTTGCTAGAGAG GCTGCCTTGGGAGCTGGCTTCTCTGATAAGACCCCAGCCCACACAGTCACTATGGCTTGCATCTCGTCAAACCAAGCTATGACCACAG GAGTTGGTCTGATTGCATCTGGCCAGTGTGACGTGGTGGTAGCTGGCGGCGTGGAGCTAATGTCGGATGTGCCCATTCGTCACAGTAGGAAGATGAGGAAGACTCTGCTCTCCCTTAACAGGGCCAAGACCTTGGCACAGAGACTGGCACTGATTACTAAAATCCGTCCTGATTACTTTGCCCCAGAG CTCCCAGCCGTGGCAGAGTTCTCCACCAGCGAGAGCATGGGGCACTCAGCAGACCGCTTGGCTGCTGCCTTTGCCATCTCCCGTGTGGAACAAGATGAGTACGCCCTGCGTTCCCACACTCTGGCCAGAAAAGCCCAGGATGAGGGGCTGCTCACTGACGTGGTACCCTTCAAAGTGCCAG GCAAAGATACAGTTCTCAAAGACAATGGAGTCCGTCCGTCCTCAATGGAGCAGATGGGTAAACTGAAAGCTGCTTTTGTCAAGCCTTATGGGACTGTGACAGCTGCCAACTCTTCCTTTCTG ACGGATGGGGCCTCGGCAGTTCTGGTCATGTCTGAGGAGAAGGCTCTGGCCATGGGCTACAAACCAAAGGCCTACCTGAG GGATTTCGTGTACGTGTCCCAGGACCCCaaggaccagctcctgcttgg CCCGACCTATGGGACTCCGAAAGTGCTGGAGAGGGCTGGTCTCACGCTGGCTGATATCGACGTGTTTGAATTTCACGAAGCTTTCGCT GGGCAGATTTTGGCTAACCTGAAAGCGATGGATTCAGATTGGTTTGCACAGAACTACATGGGCAGGAAGTCTAAG GTGGGAGCCCCGCCTCTGGAGAAGTTCAATACCTGGGGTGGCTCCCTGTCTCTGGGCCACCCCTTTGGCGCCACCGGCTGCCGGCTAGTGATGACTGCGGCTCACCGGCTGAAGAAGGAAGGAGGGCAGTACGGCCTGGTCGCTGCCTGTGCTGCGGGAGGGCAG GGCCATGCCATGATTGTGGAACTGTACCCCCAGTAA